Part of the Anaeromyxobacter diazotrophicus genome, CGCCTGCCGGACGTGCACATGTTGCCGAAAAGGGGTGGCACCGCGTGGCCGATCACGAAAAGACGCCCAAGGGGCGCCCAGACAAGCCGGGCCGGCTGGCAGGCCGCTCGCCGTTCTCCTCGCCCGCGGCCTGGCTGGTGCTCATCGCGCTGGCGGTCTTCCTCTTCCGCGCCTTCCAGGACGTGGGGGTGCGGCGGATTGGCTACTCCCAGTGGAAGGAGATGCTGCGGAGCCAGTCGTTCGAGCGCGTCGTGGTCGGCCCGGACTGGGTGCGCGGCTATCCCAGGCCGGCCGAGGTGGCGGCCGAGAACGACCGCGACAAGGGCAAGGGCCAGGCGGGCCTGCCCTACGTCGCGACGCGCATGACGGGCGACGACGAGCTCATCAAGGACATCGAGAAGTCGAAGGTCGAGTACGACGCGGTCTCCTCCTCCGGCATGGGCGACGTGTTCTGGGTGTGGGTGGCGCCCATCGCGCTCGGGCTCCTGTTCTGGGGCTGGGTGATGCGGCGGATGACCGGGCAGATGGGCCAGGGGCCGCCCGGCGTGATGACCTTCGGCAAGTCGAAGGCGCGCATCCACATGGAGCCGGACACCGGCATCACGTTCAAGGACGTCGCCGGCATCGACGAGGCGGTCGAGGAGCTGCAGGAGATCGTCGAGTTCCTGAAGACGCCGGAGAAGTACCGGCGCCTCGGCGGGCGCATCCCCAAGGGCGTCCTGCTGGTCGGGCCGCCGGGCACCGGCAAGACGCTGCTCGCGCGCGCCACCGCGGGCGAGGCGGGCGTGCCCTTCTTCTCGCTCTCCGGCTCCGAGTTCGTCGAGATGTTCGTCGGCGTCGGCGCCGCGCGCGTCCGCGACCTGTTCCAGCAGGCGACGGCCAAGGCGCCCTGCATCGTCTTCATCGACGAGCTCGACGCGCTCGGCAAGAGCCGCAACTCCGGCATCATGGGCGGGCACGACGAGCGCGAGCAGACGCTCAACCAGCTCCTCGCCGAGATGGACGGCTTCGACAACCGGGCCAGCCTCATCGTCATGGGGGCCACCAACCGCCCCGAGATCCTCGACCCGGCGCTCATGCGGCCCGGGCGCTTCGACCGGCAGGTCCTGGTCGACCGGCCCGACAAGCGCGGGCGCGAGAAGATCCTGCAGATCCACGCGCGGAACGTGAAGCTCGGGCCGGACGTCGACCTGCGCTCGGTCGCGGCGCGCACCCCCGGCTTCGCCGGCGCCGACCTCGCCAACGTGGTGAACGAGGCGGCCCTGCTGGCCGCCCGCCGGAACAAGTCGGCGGTGGGCCGCGCCGAGTTCGAGGAGGCCATCGAGCGGGTCGTGGCCGGCCTCGAGAAGAAGAGCCGGCGCATCAACGAGCGCGAGAAGGAGATCGTCGCCTTCCACGAGTCGGGCCACGCGCTCGTCTCGTGGCTGCTCCCCAACGCCGACCGGGTGACGAAGGTGTCCATCATCCCCCGCGGCCTGGGCGCGCTCGGCTACACGCTCCAGCTGCCGATCGAGGACCGGTACCTCCTCACCCGCAGCGAGCTGCGCGACCGGATGGCCGGGCTCATGGGCGGCCGCGTCGCCGAGGAGGAGATCTTCGGCGAGCCGTCCACCGGCGCCTCCAACGACCTGCAGCAGGCGACCGGCCTCGCGCGCATGATGGTGCGCGACTACGGCATGAGCAGCCTCGGGCCGGTGTCGCTCTCCGACGACCACGGCCCGACCTTCCTCGGCCTGAAGGGGCCCGAGTCGCGCAGCTACTCGGACCGGACCGCCCTCGAGATCGACCGCGAGGTGCAGGCGCTCGTGACCGAGGCGCAGGGGCGCGCCCGCGACGTGCTGCGCCGCCACCGCGACAAGCTCGACATGCTGGCGGCGCGGCTGCTCGCGGTCGAGGTGGTGGAGGAGGAGGAGATCGTGCGGCTGTGGGGCCCCAAGGTCGAGCGGCCGGGCGGGATCGACAGCCACGGCCACGAGGAGGCGCCGCCGGAGCACCCGAGCCGGCCGGTCTCCGCGGCGGGCGGCGCGAGCCACGCGTGCGCGCCCTCCGCGCCCAAGGCGGTGGCGGGCACGCCGGATCCGGAGCGCGGCCCCACGTGAAGACGAGCCGCAGCCACCGCGCCCGCAAGGAGCTCTTCCAGCGGGGGATCCAGCAAGGCTGGCTCTCCGTGCAGGAGGTCGAGCGCGCGATGCCCGCCGGCTCGCTCACCGACGCCGAGCGGTGGCTGCTGTACTACAGCCTCCGCGCCTCGGGCGTGGAGATCCGGGGCCAGGACGGGGAGGCGGTGCGGGAGCCCGAGTTCCCGGCGCCCCCGGGAGACTGACGCCCCCCTTCAGGTTTGACAGCGTCCCGCCTGTGGTTAGCTTCGGCGCCGGAGGTAGGAATGCCCGACGAGTCGAGCCGGCAAGGTCCGCGCCCTGAACCGCAGGTGAAGGTGAACGACCGCCGCCGCTTCACCCCCGACGGGGAGGCCGTGCCGGAGCAGGAGGTGACCTCCGCGCCGGAGGCCGCCCAGGGGGAGGCCGGCGGGCCCGACCCGCGCGACGCCACCCTCGCCCAGCAGTCCGCGCGGATCGACGAGCTCATGCGCGCCTACGCCTCGCTGGTGGAGGACGGGAAGGCGGCGCGCGTCCGGCTCGAGCGGGAGAAGACGCGCGTGCTCGAGGCGGAGCGGGCGCAGGTGGCGCAGGTGCTCCTCGAGGCGGTGGACGAGCTGGAGCGCGCCCTGGGGGGGGCGGGGGACGCGACCGGGCCGCTCGTGGACGGGGTGCGGCTCACGCTCGCCTCGCTCGCCAAGAAGGTCTCGGAGCTGGGCGCGCAGCGGCTCTCGGTGGTGGGTCAGCGCTATGACCCGCACCTGGCCGAGGCGGTGGACGTCGTGCCGGTGGGCGATAGGTCGCAGGACGACGTCGTGGTGCAGGAGGTCCGCGCAGGTTATCGGATCGGCGAGAGGATTTTGCGGCCTGCCCGGGTGAGGGTGGGGCGCTTCACGCAGGCCTGAGGCCCGGTCGCAGGACGGGCCGCGAGAGCTTTCACCCCGCACCCTCGGCCGCGCGCGGAAATAGATTCCGGGCGCGGCTGTATGGGGTGCATGACCTTCTGGAGGAGCACGATGCGGCGTCACACCGCGTTCACAGTCAGTTCCGTCGTCCTGGCCTTGGCCGTCGCGACCGCCTGCGGGATCGAGGGCCGCGCCGACGCCGGCCCCCCGCCCCAGGCGCCCACCTCGAAGGAGACCGGCAAGCAGCTCTGGCACGACTCGACCGGCCAGCCCCCGGTGAACGTGAGCGTGCCGTCGCAGAGCTCGCTCGCGCCCCTCATCAAGCAGCTCAAGCCGGCGGTGGTGAACATCTCCTCGACCACCGTCATGAAGAACCCGCACCGCGGCCTGCGGATGCCGAACGGCGGCGGCGGGGGCGACGACGACGAGAACCAGCAGCTCTTCGAGAAGTTCTTCGGGCAGCGCGAGATGCCGGAGGAGCTCAAGGGCACGAGCCTCGGCTCCGGCTTCATCATCAACGACGACGGCTACGTCCTTACCAACAACCACGTGGTGAAGGACGCCACCGACATCAAGGTGCGCCTCTCCGACGGGCGGGAGTTCGAGGCCAAGATCGTGGGGCGCGACCCCGCCTCCGACGTGGCGCTCATCAAGCTCCAGCAGCTCAAGGGCAAGCTCCCCACCGTCGCGCTGGGCGACTCCGACGCGCTCGACCAGGGCGACTTCGTGCTCGCCATCGGCAGCCCGCTCGGCTTCCGCGAGTCGGTCACGTTCGGCATCGTCTCGGCCAAGGACCGCAGCCTCACCGGCGGCGCCTTCGACGACTTCCTGCAGACCGACGCCGCCATCAACCAGGGCAACTCGGGCGGCCCGCTCTTCAACATGAAGGGCGAGGTGGTGGGCATCAACACCGCCATCATCTCCCCGCAGATCGGCTCCGGCATCGGCTTCGCGGTGCCCATCAACATGGCGAAGCAGCTCGTCCCGCAGCTCCTCACCGGCAAGGTCTCGCGCGGCTACCTGGGCGTGGCGGTGAGCGAGCTCACCCCCGATCTCGTCCAGGGCTTCGGGCTCAAGGAGGGGACGAAGGGCGCGCTGGTGCAGTCGGTGGTGCCGAAGGCGCCGGCGGACAAGGCGGGCGTGAAGCCCGGCGACGTGGTCGTGGCGGTGAACGGCAAGCCGGTCGACAGCCCGAGCCTGCTCACCCGCACCGTCTCCTCGGTGCAGCCCGGCGGCAAGGCCACGCTGACGGTGCTGCGCGGCAACGAGAAGAAGGACCTCACCATCACCGTGGCGCAGCGGCCGGACGAGGAGGCGCTGGCGCGCGGCGAGCTGGGCGGCGGCGAGGAGGGCGAGGGCGGGCCGGCCGCGCAGAAGCCGGGCGCCAACGACAAGCTCGGCATCCGCATCGCGCCGGTCCCGCCGCAGGTCGCCAGCGAGCTCAACGTGCAGCCGGATCAAGGCGTCCTGGTGGTGGCGGTGAACCCCAACGGCCCCGCCGGCTCGGCGGGGGTCCGCAAGAACGACGTCATCCTCGAGGTGAACCGCCAGCCGGTGAACAAGGTGGAGCAGGTGGTGGGCCTCATCCAGAAGATGAAGCCCGGCCAGGTGGTGGTGCTGCGCGTCCAGCGCGGCCAGCAGGCGTCGTACCTGCCGGTGAAGCTCGGCGGCGAGAAGAAGTAGCGCGGCTCGCCCGGCG contains:
- a CDS encoding Do family serine endopeptidase, with product MAVATACGIEGRADAGPPPQAPTSKETGKQLWHDSTGQPPVNVSVPSQSSLAPLIKQLKPAVVNISSTTVMKNPHRGLRMPNGGGGGDDDENQQLFEKFFGQREMPEELKGTSLGSGFIINDDGYVLTNNHVVKDATDIKVRLSDGREFEAKIVGRDPASDVALIKLQQLKGKLPTVALGDSDALDQGDFVLAIGSPLGFRESVTFGIVSAKDRSLTGGAFDDFLQTDAAINQGNSGGPLFNMKGEVVGINTAIISPQIGSGIGFAVPINMAKQLVPQLLTGKVSRGYLGVAVSELTPDLVQGFGLKEGTKGALVQSVVPKAPADKAGVKPGDVVVAVNGKPVDSPSLLTRTVSSVQPGGKATLTVLRGNEKKDLTITVAQRPDEEALARGELGGGEEGEGGPAAQKPGANDKLGIRIAPVPPQVASELNVQPDQGVLVVAVNPNGPAGSAGVRKNDVILEVNRQPVNKVEQVVGLIQKMKPGQVVVLRVQRGQQASYLPVKLGGEKK
- the ftsH gene encoding ATP-dependent zinc metalloprotease FtsH produces the protein MADHEKTPKGRPDKPGRLAGRSPFSSPAAWLVLIALAVFLFRAFQDVGVRRIGYSQWKEMLRSQSFERVVVGPDWVRGYPRPAEVAAENDRDKGKGQAGLPYVATRMTGDDELIKDIEKSKVEYDAVSSSGMGDVFWVWVAPIALGLLFWGWVMRRMTGQMGQGPPGVMTFGKSKARIHMEPDTGITFKDVAGIDEAVEELQEIVEFLKTPEKYRRLGGRIPKGVLLVGPPGTGKTLLARATAGEAGVPFFSLSGSEFVEMFVGVGAARVRDLFQQATAKAPCIVFIDELDALGKSRNSGIMGGHDEREQTLNQLLAEMDGFDNRASLIVMGATNRPEILDPALMRPGRFDRQVLVDRPDKRGREKILQIHARNVKLGPDVDLRSVAARTPGFAGADLANVVNEAALLAARRNKSAVGRAEFEEAIERVVAGLEKKSRRINEREKEIVAFHESGHALVSWLLPNADRVTKVSIIPRGLGALGYTLQLPIEDRYLLTRSELRDRMAGLMGGRVAEEEIFGEPSTGASNDLQQATGLARMMVRDYGMSSLGPVSLSDDHGPTFLGLKGPESRSYSDRTALEIDREVQALVTEAQGRARDVLRRHRDKLDMLAARLLAVEVVEEEEIVRLWGPKVERPGGIDSHGHEEAPPEHPSRPVSAAGGASHACAPSAPKAVAGTPDPERGPT
- a CDS encoding nucleotide exchange factor GrpE, which translates into the protein MPDESSRQGPRPEPQVKVNDRRRFTPDGEAVPEQEVTSAPEAAQGEAGGPDPRDATLAQQSARIDELMRAYASLVEDGKAARVRLEREKTRVLEAERAQVAQVLLEAVDELERALGGAGDATGPLVDGVRLTLASLAKKVSELGAQRLSVVGQRYDPHLAEAVDVVPVGDRSQDDVVVQEVRAGYRIGERILRPARVRVGRFTQA